From one Burkholderia pyrrocinia genomic stretch:
- a CDS encoding virulence factor family protein: protein MMLKNRIARAAAACAGMMLAGVACATQPVAVKAETVSGGRYGPVTVTKPSGPLRGFVVLFSREAGWNAADQQAADALAKAGAMTVGVDSERYAKNLAAKQETCHHLDGDAEAVSHQLERLAQSSRYFTPIVAGVGQGGAIAKQILSMAPENTIAGVVSVNPTAKLDPRFKPCPPDPTIVRRAMPGFVETAAAGDTTKLVSLVTSHLRDNSSSGDELDVSDLPLVELPAKGGSDRLAIVISGDGGWRDLDKTIAEALQRDGVSVVGIDSLRYFWSEKPPAQVSRDLARVMRTYMARWHANRVALVGYSFGADVMPFAYNRLPADLRDKVAVMSLLGFAPSADFQIRVTGWLGMPASDNALKVAPEIAKVPPQLVQCFYGAEEKDTMCPALANTGADVIKTQGDHHFGRDYIALEKKILGGFGKPVAAR, encoded by the coding sequence ATGATGTTGAAGAACAGAATCGCGCGGGCGGCAGCCGCCTGCGCGGGAATGATGCTGGCCGGCGTCGCGTGCGCGACGCAGCCGGTCGCAGTGAAGGCCGAAACCGTGTCGGGCGGCCGCTACGGGCCCGTTACCGTGACCAAGCCGAGCGGGCCGCTGCGCGGCTTCGTCGTGCTGTTCTCGCGTGAGGCCGGCTGGAATGCCGCCGATCAGCAGGCCGCCGACGCACTCGCGAAGGCCGGTGCGATGACGGTCGGCGTCGATTCCGAACGCTATGCGAAGAACCTCGCCGCGAAGCAGGAGACCTGCCACCACCTCGACGGCGACGCCGAGGCGGTCAGCCACCAGCTCGAACGCCTCGCGCAGTCGTCGCGCTATTTCACGCCGATCGTCGCGGGCGTGGGCCAGGGCGGCGCGATCGCGAAGCAGATCCTGTCGATGGCGCCGGAGAACACGATCGCCGGCGTCGTATCGGTCAACCCGACCGCGAAGCTCGATCCGCGCTTCAAGCCGTGCCCGCCCGATCCGACGATCGTGCGCCGCGCGATGCCCGGCTTCGTTGAAACGGCCGCCGCGGGCGACACCACGAAGCTCGTGTCGCTCGTCACGTCGCACCTGCGGGACAACAGCAGCAGCGGCGACGAACTCGACGTGTCGGACCTGCCGCTCGTCGAGCTGCCGGCCAAGGGCGGCAGCGACCGGCTCGCGATCGTGATCTCGGGCGACGGCGGCTGGCGCGATCTCGACAAGACGATCGCCGAGGCGCTGCAGCGCGACGGCGTGTCGGTGGTCGGTATCGACAGCCTGCGCTATTTCTGGAGCGAGAAGCCGCCCGCGCAGGTGAGCCGCGATCTCGCACGCGTGATGCGCACCTACATGGCGCGCTGGCACGCGAACCGCGTCGCGCTGGTCGGCTATTCGTTCGGCGCCGACGTGATGCCGTTCGCGTACAACCGGCTGCCGGCCGACCTGCGCGACAAGGTCGCGGTGATGTCGCTGCTCGGCTTCGCGCCGTCCGCCGATTTCCAGATCCGCGTGACGGGCTGGCTCGGCATGCCCGCGAGCGACAACGCGCTGAAGGTCGCGCCGGAAATCGCGAAGGTGCCGCCGCAGCTCGTGCAGTGCTTCTATGGCGCGGAAGAGAAGGACACGATGTGCCCGGCACTCGCGAACACGGGCGCCGACGTGATCAAGACGCAGGGCGATCACCATTTCGGCCGCGACTACATCGCGCTCGAGAAGAAGATCCTCGGCGGGTTCGGCAAGCCGGTGGCGGCGCGCTGA
- a CDS encoding DUF934 domain-containing protein: MTQASDNASTNARIRLLTPAEHAGDTQQHDDATLTIGNDEELPPLAARIAQAARIDLQFPSFTDGRAYSQAYLLRKRFGFAGDLRATGDVLVDQLLLMERTGFSSAVLGDDTDLAAARRQLDRFPGFYQRDARTATPPHDTATPAGK, from the coding sequence ATGACGCAAGCCAGCGACAACGCAAGCACGAACGCACGCATCCGGTTGCTGACGCCGGCCGAACACGCGGGCGACACGCAGCAGCACGACGACGCGACGCTGACGATCGGCAACGACGAGGAACTGCCGCCGCTCGCCGCACGGATCGCGCAGGCTGCACGCATCGACCTGCAGTTCCCGTCGTTCACCGACGGTCGTGCGTACAGCCAGGCGTACCTGCTGCGCAAGCGCTTCGGCTTTGCCGGTGACCTGCGCGCGACCGGCGACGTGCTGGTCGACCAGTTGCTGCTGATGGAGCGCACGGGGTTTTCGAGCGCGGTGCTCGGCGACGACACGGATTTAGCGGCCGCGCGGCGGCAGCTCGACCGGTTTCCGGGCTTCTATCAGCGCGATGCGAGAACGGCAACGCCGCCGCACGACACGGCAACGCCAGCCGGGAAATGA
- a CDS encoding nitrite/sulfite reductase: MYRYTDFDRALVLSRAAQFRDQLERWQHGTLSEDAFRPLRLQNGWYVQRHAPMLRVAVPYGELSSAQLRVLARIARDYDVPDDATYRAASDAQALLGTLRLPTRSAHFTTRTNVQFNWIPLAKAADVMDLLATVDMHGIQTSGNCIRNISCDERAGVAPDEIADPRPFAEVMRQWTTLHPEFAFLPRKFKIAITGAAEDRAATDWHDVGLKLVRDDTGELGFRVSVGGGMGRTPMIATQLRAFLPWRHVMNYIEAIVRVYNRYGRRDNKYKARIKILVKTEGQRYIDDVEEEFRQIVGHDGGPHTIPQAEFDRVAASFVPPRLEPRTLDLHDAIARMSAQASRHPAFARWLARNVAAHRDPALRIVTLSFKRRLQAPGDASPDQLDALADLADRYSAGEARVTHTQNVVLPWVHVDDLFLLWENARAIGLASANVGLLTDMIACPGGDFCALANARSIPIADAIAERFQDLDLLHDVGDIDLHISGCINSCGHHHSGHLGILGVDKDGAEWYQVTLGGSDGSTASGPARPGKVIGPSFSADEIVDVVDAIVNAYLDARIDADGRSERFIDTVRRIGAEPFKAAANDARHQAEHA, from the coding sequence ATGTATCGATATACCGATTTCGACCGGGCGCTCGTGCTGAGCCGCGCCGCCCAGTTTCGCGACCAGCTCGAACGCTGGCAGCACGGCACGCTGAGCGAAGACGCGTTCCGGCCGCTGCGCCTGCAGAACGGCTGGTATGTGCAACGCCACGCGCCGATGCTGCGCGTCGCCGTGCCGTACGGCGAGCTGTCGAGCGCGCAGCTTCGCGTGCTTGCGCGGATCGCGCGCGACTACGACGTGCCCGACGACGCCACCTACCGCGCCGCGAGCGACGCGCAGGCGCTGCTCGGCACGCTGCGCCTGCCGACCCGCAGCGCGCACTTCACGACGCGCACCAACGTGCAGTTCAACTGGATTCCGCTCGCGAAGGCGGCCGACGTGATGGACCTGCTCGCGACCGTCGACATGCACGGCATCCAGACGAGCGGCAACTGCATCCGCAATATCTCGTGCGACGAGCGCGCGGGCGTCGCGCCGGACGAGATCGCCGATCCGCGCCCGTTCGCCGAAGTGATGCGCCAGTGGACGACGCTGCACCCCGAATTCGCGTTCCTGCCGCGCAAGTTCAAGATCGCGATCACCGGCGCGGCCGAAGACCGCGCGGCGACCGACTGGCACGACGTCGGGCTGAAGCTCGTGCGCGACGACACGGGCGAGCTCGGCTTTCGCGTGAGCGTCGGCGGCGGAATGGGCCGCACGCCGATGATCGCGACGCAGCTGCGCGCGTTCCTGCCCTGGCGGCACGTGATGAACTACATCGAGGCGATCGTCCGCGTGTACAACCGCTACGGGCGGCGCGACAACAAGTACAAGGCGCGGATCAAGATCCTCGTCAAGACCGAGGGGCAACGCTACATCGACGACGTCGAGGAGGAGTTCCGCCAGATCGTCGGCCATGACGGCGGCCCGCACACGATTCCTCAGGCCGAATTCGATCGCGTCGCCGCATCGTTCGTCCCGCCGCGGCTCGAGCCGCGCACGCTCGACCTGCACGACGCGATTGCACGCATGTCCGCGCAGGCAAGCCGTCATCCCGCATTCGCCCGCTGGCTCGCACGCAATGTCGCCGCGCACCGCGACCCGGCGCTGCGCATCGTCACGCTGTCGTTCAAGCGCCGCCTGCAGGCACCCGGCGATGCGTCGCCGGACCAGCTCGACGCGCTTGCCGATCTCGCCGACCGCTACTCGGCCGGCGAGGCGCGCGTCACGCATACGCAGAACGTCGTGCTGCCGTGGGTACACGTCGACGACCTGTTCCTGCTGTGGGAAAACGCACGCGCAATCGGTCTCGCCAGCGCGAACGTCGGGCTGCTGACGGACATGATCGCGTGCCCGGGCGGCGACTTCTGCGCGCTCGCGAACGCGCGCTCGATCCCGATCGCCGATGCGATCGCCGAGCGCTTCCAGGATCTCGACCTGCTGCACGACGTCGGCGACATCGACCTGCACATCAGCGGCTGCATCAACTCGTGCGGCCACCATCACAGTGGCCATCTCGGCATCCTCGGCGTCGACAAGGACGGCGCGGAGTGGTACCAGGTGACGCTCGGCGGGTCGGACGGCTCGACCGCGAGCGGCCCCGCGCGGCCGGGCAAGGTGATCGGCCCGTCATTCTCGGCGGACGAGATCGTCGACGTCGTCGACGCGATCGTCAACGCGTATCTCGATGCGCGGATCGATGCGGACGGCCGCAGCGAACGATTCATCGACACGGTGCGCCGCATCGGCGCGGAACCCTTCAAGGCCGCCGCGAACGACGCGCGCCACCAGGCGGAGCACGCATGA
- a CDS encoding PLP-dependent aminotransferase family protein: MKRYETLAHTIADDIRNGNLAVGTRLPSLRQIIAQHGVSQSTVFRAYYQLEQWGLIRARERSGYYVAPGATPQAGPAAKRRASRAGASRKVDISDLVFSVLDAATQPGIVPLGSAFPSPQLFPLPRLAKSLAQATRLVSPWSTVVDLPPGNEALRQQIARRYLATGVSQPIDEIVVTNGALEALNLCLMAVTRPGDVVAVEAPGFYAALQAIERLDLRAVEIPVDPRTGLDLDALANALDRHDIRACWFMTNFQNPTGVTLSAEKKRALVDMLAAREVPLIEDDVYGELHFGPDYPLPARAFDRHGLVMHCSSFSKTLAPGYRIGWAAAGRFAEKVQRLKLMTTLSASIPAQVGIANYLEHGGYDRHLRKLRGALHSQLDRMDDALRRWLPAGVEWVRPEGGYFLWLAFPDAIDAMELHRQAIARGISFAPGPLFSAAHGFERCVRVNFGHPWSRDIERAIRVLGELVAQPSVRKGG; the protein is encoded by the coding sequence ATGAAACGCTACGAAACCCTCGCCCACACGATCGCCGACGATATCCGCAACGGCAACCTCGCGGTCGGCACGCGCCTGCCGTCGCTGCGGCAGATCATCGCGCAGCATGGCGTGAGCCAGTCGACGGTGTTTCGCGCGTACTACCAGCTCGAACAGTGGGGGCTGATCCGCGCGCGCGAACGCTCGGGCTACTACGTCGCGCCGGGCGCAACACCGCAGGCAGGCCCGGCCGCGAAGCGCCGCGCGAGCCGTGCCGGCGCATCGCGCAAGGTGGACATCAGCGACCTCGTGTTCTCCGTCCTCGACGCCGCCACGCAGCCCGGCATCGTGCCGCTCGGTTCCGCGTTCCCGTCGCCGCAACTGTTTCCGCTGCCGCGCCTCGCGAAGTCGCTCGCGCAGGCCACGCGGCTCGTGAGCCCGTGGAGCACGGTCGTCGACCTGCCGCCCGGCAACGAGGCGCTGCGCCAGCAGATCGCGCGGCGCTATCTCGCGACGGGCGTGTCCCAGCCGATCGACGAGATCGTCGTCACGAACGGCGCGCTCGAAGCGCTGAACCTGTGCCTGATGGCCGTCACGCGGCCCGGCGACGTCGTCGCCGTCGAAGCGCCCGGTTTTTATGCGGCGCTGCAGGCGATCGAGCGGCTCGACCTGCGCGCGGTCGAGATTCCCGTCGATCCGCGCACGGGCCTCGATCTCGATGCGCTCGCGAACGCGCTCGACCGGCACGACATCCGCGCGTGCTGGTTCATGACCAATTTCCAGAATCCGACCGGCGTCACGCTGTCCGCCGAAAAAAAGCGCGCGCTCGTCGACATGCTGGCGGCGCGCGAAGTGCCGCTGATCGAGGACGACGTCTACGGCGAGCTGCATTTCGGCCCGGACTATCCGCTGCCCGCGCGCGCGTTCGACCGGCATGGCCTCGTGATGCACTGCAGTTCGTTCTCGAAGACGCTCGCGCCCGGCTACCGGATCGGCTGGGCCGCCGCCGGCCGGTTCGCGGAGAAGGTGCAGCGGCTCAAGCTGATGACGACGCTGTCGGCGAGCATTCCCGCGCAGGTCGGCATCGCGAACTATCTTGAGCACGGCGGTTACGATCGCCATCTGCGCAAGCTGCGCGGGGCGCTGCACTCGCAGCTCGACCGGATGGACGACGCGCTGCGGCGCTGGCTGCCTGCCGGCGTCGAGTGGGTGCGGCCCGAAGGCGGGTATTTCCTGTGGCTCGCGTTCCCCGACGCGATCGACGCGATGGAACTGCATCGCCAGGCGATCGCGCGCGGGATCAGCTTCGCGCCGGGGCCGCTGTTTTCGGCCGCGCACGGCTTCGAGCGCTGCGTGCGCGTAAACTTCGGCCATCCGTGGAGCCGCGACATCGAACGCGCGATCCGCGTGCTTGGCGAGCTGGTCGCGCAGCCGTCGGTGCGCAAGGGCGGTTAA
- a CDS encoding extracellular solute-binding protein, producing MQPGDSYGVRLIRGIGARACARGAVRRLFVILILGLLAPDLSAFADSPETVYDNVLRVLAWPGYADRDVVSAFEAQFHVRVEVTFVDSDEALWTRMHSAAPPPYDLLAANTAEIQRYAHERLLAPIDLARIPNRRRQLPNFQQLATIGGLVQDGATYAIPFTYSSMGLIYDRKQVPSAPRSMRELWNPRYRGKVLDFNSAQHNFSFTALALGYPDPFRLSPAQTLDVARKLIDLRRNLLTYYTLPEEATALFVQHRAALMFGNYGTQQVELLRRAGADVGYVIPDEGALAWLDCWAVTRGAQHPELAFAWINYMLEPAIGALLTERQGLANTLEPPLGLDAGHQHLVWLQPVEDIARRESLWGRIVSGDRPEQFEK from the coding sequence ATGCAGCCGGGCGATTCATACGGGGTCCGATTGATCAGGGGAATCGGCGCGCGTGCGTGCGCACGCGGCGCCGTGCGCAGGCTGTTCGTCATATTGATACTGGGCTTGCTTGCGCCCGACCTGTCGGCCTTCGCCGACTCTCCCGAAACCGTTTACGACAACGTGCTGCGCGTGCTGGCATGGCCAGGCTATGCGGATCGCGATGTCGTCAGCGCATTCGAGGCGCAGTTTCATGTGCGTGTCGAAGTGACGTTCGTCGATTCCGACGAAGCGCTGTGGACGCGGATGCACAGCGCGGCGCCGCCGCCGTATGACTTGCTGGCCGCGAACACGGCCGAGATCCAGCGTTACGCGCACGAACGTCTGCTCGCGCCGATCGACCTGGCGCGCATCCCGAACCGGCGGCGGCAGTTGCCGAACTTCCAGCAGCTCGCGACGATCGGCGGGCTCGTGCAGGACGGCGCGACCTACGCGATCCCGTTCACGTATTCGTCGATGGGGCTGATCTACGACCGCAAGCAGGTTCCTTCCGCGCCGCGCTCGATGCGCGAGCTGTGGAATCCGCGCTACCGCGGCAAGGTGCTCGACTTCAACAGCGCGCAGCACAATTTCTCGTTCACGGCGCTGGCGCTCGGGTATCCCGATCCGTTTCGCCTGTCGCCCGCGCAGACGCTCGACGTCGCGCGCAAGCTGATCGACCTGCGCCGCAACCTGCTGACGTACTACACGCTTCCTGAAGAGGCGACTGCGCTGTTCGTCCAGCATCGCGCGGCGCTGATGTTCGGCAACTACGGCACGCAGCAGGTCGAGCTGCTGCGTCGCGCCGGCGCGGACGTCGGCTACGTGATCCCGGACGAAGGCGCGCTTGCATGGCTCGATTGCTGGGCCGTCACGCGCGGCGCGCAACATCCCGAACTTGCGTTCGCGTGGATCAACTACATGCTCGAACCGGCGATCGGCGCGTTGCTGACCGAGCGCCAGGGGCTCGCGAACACGCTCGAGCCGCCGCTCGGGCTCGATGCCGGGCACCAGCATCTCGTGTGGCTGCAGCCCGTCGAGGACATTGCGCGGCGCGAATCGCTGTGGGGCCGCATCGTGTCGGGCGACCGTCCGGAGCAATTCGAAAAATGA
- a CDS encoding GGDEF domain-containing protein, whose amino-acid sequence MIRLGLTSKLSVLFACIGVIASGTTGYYTYRANRTMLVQEAQHSLLMSTQLLGQRFTTALSDVADDALVLAQLPSSPLVAGSDNPDSARRKRLEQVYYSFMRNHQEYLQIRLIASGKFGLERIRVDRDARGIVVMPESVFQEKGQFSYVFDTLATAPGHIYLSPIAINHETGSHAAEGLPILRVGTPVIDASGQTVGALVVDVELSRVFDRLERDLPEDYAVYLANEWGDFLLHPDPSQAFGFDRGRRVLMQDRFAVTRELFDSARTNVTLNGLEQPDEAPGQMFAFARTPFGHDEGNRFVVLGMARPLADVLAPASMLGERIVRMVLVSSLLAVILAILFARAITRPLQTLARAATHVFDDPAAERLPVGRADEIGVLARCFDCMRVEIRTQVAMLRAKQLELTHLAGHDPLTALPNRLLFMEHLDAAIRHAAAVREGLAVMFVDLDRFKQINDQHGHSAGDRTLVAVAKRLSLVLRSGDMVARLGGDEFIVLISDVRSPEVIDDVASRIQIVMAEELEFGDRRVAVGASIGVSEFPADGASAEELLVKADAAMYAAKASALCACVRYQDLVGGAAAPDEAGAGRVASGGSR is encoded by the coding sequence ATGATCCGGCTCGGGCTCACGTCGAAGCTGTCGGTGCTGTTCGCATGCATCGGCGTGATCGCGTCCGGCACGACCGGCTATTACACGTATCGCGCGAACCGCACGATGCTGGTGCAGGAAGCGCAGCACAGCCTGCTGATGTCGACGCAACTGCTCGGGCAGCGCTTCACGACCGCGCTGTCCGACGTCGCCGACGATGCGCTCGTGCTCGCGCAGTTGCCGTCGTCCCCGCTCGTCGCGGGCAGCGACAATCCGGACAGCGCGCGACGCAAGCGGCTCGAGCAGGTGTATTACAGCTTCATGAGAAATCATCAGGAATACCTGCAGATTCGCCTGATCGCGAGCGGGAAATTCGGGCTCGAACGCATTCGCGTCGATCGCGACGCGCGCGGCATCGTCGTGATGCCGGAAAGCGTGTTCCAGGAAAAAGGACAGTTTTCCTACGTATTCGATACGCTCGCGACGGCGCCCGGCCATATCTACCTGTCGCCGATCGCGATCAACCACGAGACGGGTTCGCACGCGGCCGAAGGGCTGCCGATCCTGCGTGTGGGCACGCCCGTCATCGACGCGTCGGGCCAGACGGTCGGCGCGCTTGTCGTCGACGTCGAGCTGTCGCGCGTGTTCGACCGGCTCGAACGCGATCTGCCGGAAGACTATGCGGTGTATCTCGCGAACGAGTGGGGCGATTTCCTCTTGCATCCCGATCCATCGCAGGCGTTCGGCTTCGATCGCGGCCGGCGCGTGCTGATGCAGGACCGCTTTGCCGTCACGCGCGAGCTGTTCGACAGTGCGCGCACGAACGTGACGCTCAATGGCCTCGAGCAGCCCGACGAGGCGCCGGGACAGATGTTCGCGTTCGCACGCACGCCGTTCGGGCACGACGAGGGCAACCGCTTCGTCGTGCTCGGGATGGCGCGTCCGCTTGCGGACGTGCTGGCGCCGGCCAGCATGCTCGGCGAACGGATCGTCCGGATGGTGCTCGTGTCGAGCCTGCTGGCGGTGATTCTCGCGATCCTGTTCGCGCGTGCGATCACGCGGCCGCTGCAGACGCTCGCGCGCGCCGCGACGCACGTGTTCGACGATCCGGCCGCCGAACGGCTGCCGGTCGGGCGTGCCGACGAGATCGGCGTGCTCGCGCGCTGTTTCGACTGCATGCGCGTCGAGATCCGCACGCAGGTCGCGATGCTGCGCGCGAAGCAGCTCGAACTCACGCACCTTGCCGGCCACGATCCGTTGACCGCGCTGCCGAACCGTCTGCTGTTCATGGAGCATCTCGATGCCGCGATCCGGCATGCGGCGGCGGTGCGCGAAGGGCTGGCCGTGATGTTCGTCGATCTCGACCGCTTCAAGCAGATCAACGACCAGCACGGGCACTCGGCCGGCGACCGCACGCTCGTCGCGGTCGCGAAGCGCCTGAGCCTCGTGCTGCGCAGCGGCGACATGGTCGCGCGGCTCGGCGGCGACGAATTCATCGTGCTGATTTCGGACGTGCGGTCACCGGAGGTGATCGACGACGTCGCGTCGCGCATCCAGATCGTGATGGCCGAGGAACTGGAGTTCGGCGACCGGCGTGTGGCCGTCGGGGCGAGCATCGGCGTCAGCGAGTTTCCGGCCGACGGCGCATCGGCCGAGGAACTGCTCGTCAAGGCCGACGCGGCGATGTACGCGGCGAAGGCGTCCGCACTGTGCGCGTGCGTGCGCTATCAGGACCTGGTCGGCGGCGCCGCCGCGCCGGACGAGGCCGGCGCCGGCCGCGTCGCGTCGGGCGGCAGCCGGTGA
- a CDS encoding DUF4148 domain-containing protein — MKSLVSAVVAAVALSASFGAFAQSTVTRAQVRDELVQLEAAGYKPSQSSPYYPADIQAAQARVHAADNTGYGAQPAATVQGGAPAAKVQSPRDSVYFGH; from the coding sequence ATGAAATCGCTCGTTTCCGCAGTCGTTGCCGCTGTTGCCCTGTCCGCCTCGTTCGGCGCATTCGCCCAAAGCACCGTGACCCGCGCCCAGGTGCGCGACGAACTGGTCCAGCTTGAAGCAGCCGGCTACAAGCCGAGCCAGTCGAGCCCGTACTACCCGGCCGACATCCAGGCCGCGCAAGCCCGCGTGCACGCCGCCGACAATACCGGCTACGGTGCGCAACCGGCCGCGACCGTCCAGGGTGGCGCACCGGCCGCCAAGGTGCAAAGCCCGCGCGACTCGGTCTACTTCGGTCACTGA